The proteins below are encoded in one region of Vannielia litorea:
- a CDS encoding NnrS family protein, with product MSPSFTFRGPALFSYGFRPFFLAATLFALGVIPLWWLVWTGRVALASPLHPTDWHIHEMIYGYGAAVVAGFLFTAVPNWTGRLPTRGWPLAGLLALWLAGRLAVAGVFGLGALATALVDQAFLLAVAAMIAREIVAGKNWRNLKVLVPVSLLWLANIAYHAEAALAGTAWHGHRAGIALLIFLILLIGGRIVPSFTRNWLVQRGATALPVPFSRFDGLSLAGGALALVSWVAAPESLATAVLCGLAALLHLGRLARWRGHATWRSPLLLMLHLAYLFVPLGLAAASAAALALTTEATATHLLGIGAIGGMTVAVMMRATMGHTGRPLVAGPLLTAAFGLTLLASLLRAASDLMPGGPALSALLWTAAFALLALRLGPALSLPKTARRHPSSLAPKG from the coding sequence ATGTCTCCCAGCTTCACATTTCGCGGCCCCGCGCTCTTTTCCTACGGTTTCCGGCCGTTCTTCCTGGCCGCCACGCTCTTCGCGCTCGGGGTGATCCCGCTGTGGTGGCTGGTCTGGACAGGCCGCGTCGCGCTTGCCTCGCCCCTGCACCCCACCGACTGGCACATCCACGAGATGATCTACGGCTACGGCGCGGCGGTGGTGGCGGGCTTCCTCTTTACTGCCGTCCCCAACTGGACCGGTCGCCTGCCCACCCGCGGCTGGCCGCTGGCGGGTCTGCTGGCGCTCTGGCTCGCCGGGCGGCTTGCGGTGGCCGGTGTCTTCGGCCTCGGCGCGCTGGCCACGGCCCTTGTCGACCAGGCCTTCCTGCTCGCCGTCGCCGCCATGATCGCCCGCGAGATCGTGGCCGGAAAGAACTGGCGCAACCTCAAGGTGCTGGTGCCGGTCAGCCTGCTCTGGCTCGCCAACATCGCCTATCACGCCGAGGCCGCCCTGGCCGGCACTGCCTGGCACGGTCACCGCGCCGGGATCGCCCTGCTGATCTTCCTGATCCTGCTGATCGGCGGGCGCATCGTGCCCAGCTTCACCCGCAACTGGCTGGTGCAGCGCGGTGCCACCGCCCTGCCGGTGCCCTTCTCCCGGTTCGACGGCCTCTCCCTCGCCGGCGGCGCGCTCGCCCTGGTCAGCTGGGTCGCCGCCCCCGAAAGCCTGGCCACGGCAGTCCTCTGCGGCCTGGCGGCGCTGCTGCACCTGGGGCGCCTGGCCCGCTGGCGCGGCCATGCGACCTGGCGCTCGCCGCTGCTGCTGATGCTGCACTTGGCCTATCTCTTCGTGCCCCTCGGGCTTGCCGCGGCCTCGGCTGCCGCCCTGGCGCTGACCACCGAGGCCACCGCGACTCACCTCCTCGGCATCGGCGCCATCGGCGGCATGACGGTGGCGGTGATGATGCGCGCCACCATGGGCCACACCGGGCGCCCGCTCGTCGCCGGCCCGCTCCTGACCGCGGCCTTCGGCCTGACGCTGCTCGCCAGCCTGCTGCGTGCGGCCTCCGACCTGATGCCCGGCGGCCCCGCGCTTTCGGCCCTGCTCTGGACGGCAGCCTTCGCGCTGCTGGCTCTCCGGCTCGGCCCGGCGCTGTCCCTCCCCAAGACCGCCCGTCGCCACCCCTCGTCACTGGCACCGAAAGGCTGA
- a CDS encoding LysR family transcriptional regulator yields the protein MPDLNLLITLDALLAEGSVAGAARRLGLSPSAMSRALARLREVTGDPLLVRAGRGLVATPRAMELRERVGELVDGAQEVLRPAARLDLSRLTRRFTLRCSEGFAESFGPALLEIIGAEAPGVTLAFTLKEDKDSAPLRDGTVDLETGVIDAGTAPELRAFPLFDDRWIGVVRAGHPLAQVGDPTKIYAAAAHIQVERRGLHSDEIDGAASEAGIVRRVRAVAGGFATALALARATDLVATVPARHTLGLRRDMTSFELPFPLPGFTVSMLWHPRMNGDLGHRWLRQCLRRACDAVLRSAQE from the coding sequence ATGCCGGACCTGAACCTGCTGATCACGCTCGATGCACTGCTGGCGGAAGGCAGCGTGGCCGGCGCTGCGCGGCGCCTCGGTCTGAGCCCCTCCGCGATGAGCCGCGCGCTGGCGCGGCTGCGGGAGGTCACCGGAGACCCGCTGCTGGTGCGCGCCGGCCGGGGCCTTGTGGCGACCCCGCGCGCGATGGAGCTGCGCGAGAGGGTGGGCGAGCTGGTCGATGGCGCCCAGGAGGTGTTGCGACCGGCGGCCAGGCTCGATCTCTCCCGGTTGACGCGGCGCTTCACCCTGCGCTGCTCCGAGGGCTTTGCCGAGAGCTTCGGGCCGGCGCTGCTGGAGATCATCGGCGCGGAGGCGCCGGGGGTGACGCTGGCCTTCACCCTGAAGGAGGACAAGGACAGCGCGCCGCTGCGCGACGGCACCGTTGACCTCGAGACCGGAGTGATCGATGCCGGAACGGCCCCCGAGTTGCGCGCCTTCCCGCTCTTCGACGACCGCTGGATTGGCGTGGTGCGCGCGGGTCACCCCTTGGCGCAAGTTGGTGATCCGACCAAGATCTACGCTGCGGCGGCGCACATCCAGGTCGAGCGTCGGGGGCTCCACAGCGATGAGATCGATGGTGCCGCGAGCGAGGCCGGGATCGTCCGGCGTGTGCGTGCGGTGGCCGGCGGCTTCGCGACGGCCCTGGCGCTGGCCCGCGCCACCGACCTCGTCGCCACGGTCCCGGCGCGCCACACGCTCGGACTGCGCCGGGACATGACGAGCTTCGAGCTACCGTTCCCGCTCCCCGGCTTCACCGTCTCGATGCTCTGGCATCCGCGGATGAACGGAGACCTGGGGCATCGGTGGTTGCGACAGTGCCTGCGCCGGGCCTGTGACGCGGTGCTCAGGAGCGCGCAGGAGTGA
- a CDS encoding DUF2798 domain-containing protein has product MPARFAPALFGLILSGMMSLIVSGIATLRAAPLDGILSAWLGAWLISWAIAFPVVLVVAPLPRRLDGLLVAAPATQR; this is encoded by the coding sequence ATGCCTGCCCGTTTCGCCCCGGCCCTCTTCGGGCTGATCCTCTCCGGAATGATGTCGCTCATCGTCTCCGGCATCGCCACCCTCCGGGCCGCGCCCCTCGACGGCATCCTCTCGGCCTGGCTCGGGGCCTGGCTCATCTCCTGGGCCATCGCCTTCCCGGTGGTCCTTGTCGTTGCGCCCCTCCCGCGCCGCCTGGACGGCCTGCTCGTCGCCGCCCCTGCGACGCAGCGCTGA
- a CDS encoding MFS transporter — MQLIVRHPLVALSLATLLPALGTSIANVALPDMARAFAAPLVEVQWVVVGYLVAVTSLVVTAGRLGDLYGRRRVLLAGTALFGLASAGGMLATGLWSLVALRTLQGVGAAAMMALTLAMAGDLIPKARSGRAFGLLATVSAVGTALGPSLGGVLVEAWGWRAVFAAMALAAGFAFAVLMAVLPGDRTGSVSRPRLDLPGIVLLSSGLALAAFAASRLGHGNQAVVGGLGLPAFALLLAFVRAEQRVTAPLVDLSLLTSARLWPGLLQMMLVSMIVMTTLVVGPFYLSRGLGLDPVATGLLMSVGPGVVVLIGVPAGRLVDRFGTERLVLWGLVAATIGSLGMAVLPNALGASGYAMSLATLTAGYGIFQTANGKALLAGAPADRRGTTSGLLALARNIGLITGAAAMGPVYALGSRGLPGIALAPGAGSGLMLVFCVAAAAGFVALALSLIVRRHSAVTG; from the coding sequence ATGCAGCTGATCGTGAGGCATCCCCTTGTCGCGCTGTCCCTCGCCACGCTGCTACCAGCGCTGGGGACCAGCATTGCCAACGTGGCGCTCCCCGACATGGCGCGCGCCTTCGCCGCGCCGCTGGTCGAGGTGCAGTGGGTCGTCGTCGGCTACCTTGTCGCCGTGACGAGCCTGGTCGTCACCGCCGGTCGGCTGGGCGATCTCTACGGCCGCAGGCGCGTGCTGCTCGCCGGCACCGCGCTCTTCGGCCTCGCCTCGGCAGGCGGCATGCTGGCCACCGGGCTGTGGAGCCTCGTGGCCCTGCGCACGCTGCAGGGTGTAGGAGCGGCCGCGATGATGGCCCTGACGCTCGCCATGGCCGGTGATCTCATCCCGAAGGCGCGCAGCGGCCGGGCCTTCGGCCTCCTGGCCACGGTCTCGGCGGTCGGAACGGCCCTTGGCCCATCCCTGGGCGGTGTCCTGGTGGAGGCCTGGGGCTGGCGGGCGGTCTTTGCCGCCATGGCGCTGGCGGCCGGCTTCGCCTTCGCGGTCCTGATGGCTGTGCTGCCGGGAGATCGCACCGGGAGCGTATCCCGGCCGCGGCTCGATCTGCCCGGTATCGTGCTGCTCTCTTCAGGCCTTGCCCTCGCAGCCTTTGCCGCCTCGCGCCTTGGCCACGGCAACCAGGCGGTCGTGGGCGGGCTCGGCCTTCCGGCCTTTGCCCTGCTCCTGGCCTTCGTCCGTGCCGAGCAGCGCGTCACAGCGCCCCTGGTCGACCTGAGCCTGCTGACCAGCGCCAGGCTCTGGCCCGGCCTCCTTCAGATGATGCTTGTCTCCATGATCGTCATGACCACGCTCGTCGTTGGCCCGTTCTACCTGAGCCGCGGCCTTGGTCTTGATCCGGTCGCCACCGGCCTCCTGATGAGCGTGGGGCCCGGTGTGGTGGTCCTGATCGGCGTGCCCGCCGGACGGCTCGTGGATCGTTTCGGGACAGAACGTCTCGTCCTCTGGGGCCTGGTCGCCGCGACCATCGGATCGCTCGGCATGGCCGTCCTGCCGAATGCCCTCGGTGCCTCGGGCTACGCGATGAGCCTCGCCACCCTGACCGCCGGCTACGGCATCTTCCAGACGGCCAACGGCAAGGCCCTGCTCGCGGGCGCTCCGGCCGACCGGCGCGGCACGACCTCGGGCTTGCTGGCGCTGGCCCGGAACATCGGTCTGATCACCGGCGCAGCCGCGATGGGACCGGTCTATGCGCTGGGGAGCCGGGGGCTGCCCGGGATCGCCCTGGCACCGGGCGCAGGCAGCGGCCTCATGCTCGTTTTCTGCGTCGCCGCTGCGGCCGGCTTTGTGGCGCTGGCACTCTCTTTGATCGTCCGTCGGCACTCTGCCGTGACAGGTTGA
- a CDS encoding MASE1 domain-containing protein gives MTGFGMPSGASLLAVYMGYLLAAAFGRWMMVIPDIPITIWPPNGVILAMLLTRPYHTWVWWITVAVAGELTANLIWFQNPLHWALGYVVANVASILTAAMPLAFLFRGPLRRFEQLPQVLAFLVIGVLAAPMISATLGSAIDVLVGKNPFLKTWPVWWLGDATGILIAAPLVMTAINAWQETARPRLVDVVEGGVIALVLLGLTAWELSSGAAFAFLLPLPVLWAALRFEFRGVCLAVLGFALAIGAHAQTFQVAEVSEAVAALMHTRMQTLLLVAASTGLIVAAIIRQQRRATSDLARANSDLEARVLERTLAIAAAERRFKATFENAGVGITIFGGDGRLMEANDMLARMLGYDPEEMEGRSINDITHPEDRYLVDEAWNRLETGAADEYDLEKRYIRKDGSVVWGHTTVSCVRDTDGKIDYLIKIIQDITLRKQSEEARRILAREVHHRSKNLLTIVQIIARQMAVRSSPQEFVKSFGDRLQALAANQDLLIKSAWQPADLADLVKSQVHHFGEVGNRVLLTGPRVSVPPSAAQPIGMALHELATNATKYGALSNDAGLVEISWGFDEDTFRMSWREKGGPAVTQPESFGFGTTVLDRMAASSLSGEVSIEYPPTGVTWHLTCPISALRVDDGDDASN, from the coding sequence TTGACCGGGTTCGGCATGCCCAGCGGCGCCTCACTTCTTGCCGTTTATATGGGCTACTTGCTGGCGGCCGCCTTCGGGCGCTGGATGATGGTGATCCCGGATATCCCGATCACCATCTGGCCGCCGAACGGGGTGATCCTGGCGATGTTGCTGACGCGACCTTACCACACTTGGGTCTGGTGGATTACGGTGGCGGTCGCGGGCGAACTGACCGCAAACCTTATCTGGTTCCAGAATCCGTTGCACTGGGCGCTCGGCTACGTGGTCGCGAATGTGGCCTCAATCCTGACGGCAGCAATGCCTCTGGCATTTCTGTTTCGCGGCCCCCTACGGCGCTTTGAACAGCTGCCTCAGGTCCTCGCCTTCCTGGTTATCGGTGTTCTGGCAGCCCCGATGATCAGCGCCACGCTCGGCAGCGCTATCGACGTGTTGGTCGGAAAAAACCCCTTCCTGAAGACCTGGCCGGTATGGTGGCTGGGCGATGCAACCGGCATCCTGATCGCCGCGCCTTTGGTGATGACCGCCATCAATGCTTGGCAGGAAACAGCGCGCCCCCGCCTTGTGGACGTGGTGGAAGGCGGGGTCATCGCACTGGTCCTGCTAGGGCTAACTGCCTGGGAGCTGTCCTCTGGCGCCGCATTTGCCTTCCTTCTGCCCTTGCCGGTGCTTTGGGCAGCGCTCCGCTTCGAATTCCGAGGGGTCTGCCTGGCCGTGCTTGGCTTTGCCCTGGCCATCGGAGCCCACGCGCAAACTTTCCAAGTCGCGGAAGTCTCCGAAGCCGTCGCGGCGCTCATGCACACTCGCATGCAGACGCTGCTCCTCGTCGCCGCAAGCACGGGGTTGATCGTCGCCGCGATCATCCGACAACAGCGTCGAGCCACAAGCGACCTGGCGCGCGCCAACAGCGATCTCGAGGCGAGGGTGCTGGAGCGGACCCTCGCCATTGCAGCCGCCGAGCGCCGGTTCAAGGCCACCTTCGAGAACGCAGGTGTGGGAATCACGATCTTTGGTGGCGATGGCCGCCTCATGGAGGCAAATGACATGCTTGCCCGCATGCTCGGCTACGATCCTGAGGAGATGGAAGGGCGCTCGATCAACGACATCACCCATCCGGAAGACCGCTACCTTGTTGACGAAGCGTGGAACAGGTTGGAGACCGGAGCAGCCGATGAATACGATTTGGAGAAACGCTACATCCGCAAGGATGGCAGCGTGGTCTGGGGGCACACGACAGTAAGTTGCGTCCGCGACACTGACGGCAAGATAGATTATCTCATCAAGATCATCCAGGACATCACCCTGCGCAAGCAATCCGAAGAGGCGCGCAGGATACTTGCCCGCGAAGTCCATCATCGCAGCAAGAACTTGCTGACGATCGTCCAGATCATCGCTCGGCAAATGGCAGTTCGGTCATCGCCGCAGGAATTCGTCAAGAGCTTCGGAGACCGTCTGCAAGCCTTGGCCGCGAACCAGGATCTCCTGATCAAGAGTGCCTGGCAGCCGGCTGACTTGGCCGATCTGGTCAAGAGTCAGGTGCATCATTTCGGCGAAGTCGGTAACCGGGTCCTGCTTACTGGCCCAAGGGTTTCGGTTCCGCCATCTGCGGCCCAACCCATCGGCATGGCGCTGCACGAACTCGCTACGAATGCGACCAAATACGGCGCTCTCAGCAATGATGCCGGCCTCGTGGAAATCAGCTGGGGCTTCGATGAAGACACCTTCCGCATGTCTTGGCGCGAGAAAGGCGGCCCGGCTGTAACGCAGCCTGAGTCGTTCGGATTTGGCACCACGGTGCTCGACAGGATGGCTGCCTCATCGCTATCGGGCGAGGTCTCCATCGAATACCCTCCCACTGGAGTGACTTGGCACCTTACCTGCCCGATCTCGGCTCTGAGGGTCGACGATGGTGACGACGCTTCGAATTGA
- a CDS encoding DMT family transporter translates to MQRSNNIKGALLALLAFALFSAHDVVVKTLGASFTTFQIIFFSVLLSFPLVMLMLMRDTTRGNLIPRHPWWTALRTGSAVVTGLCIFYAFASLPMAQVYAIIFAMPLIITVLSIPILGETVGMHRWGAVVVGLVGVIVVLRPGQSDLEFGHLAALVGACTGSLVSIIVRKIGQDERSAVLLLYPMMANFAVMACALPFVYVPLELEELGLVGLMALLAFGGGLCSILAYKAGDAAIVAPMQYSQMIWAAVYGSFFFGEHVDQVTWIGAGIIIASGIYIVLRESFGGRSLVHPVLQNRSRAETGTTPRVSLLARLSRKPGGEH, encoded by the coding sequence ATGCAGAGATCCAACAACATCAAGGGCGCCCTTCTGGCGCTCCTCGCCTTCGCACTGTTCTCGGCGCATGACGTGGTGGTAAAGACGCTTGGCGCGAGTTTCACCACCTTCCAGATCATCTTCTTCTCGGTGCTGCTGAGCTTTCCGCTCGTCATGCTGATGCTGATGCGCGACACCACGCGCGGCAACCTGATTCCCAGGCACCCGTGGTGGACGGCGCTGCGCACCGGCTCGGCGGTGGTGACCGGGCTGTGCATCTTCTACGCCTTCGCGTCGCTGCCGATGGCACAGGTCTATGCGATCATCTTCGCCATGCCGCTCATCATCACCGTGCTCTCGATCCCGATCCTGGGCGAGACGGTGGGGATGCACCGCTGGGGCGCGGTGGTCGTGGGGCTGGTGGGCGTGATCGTGGTGCTGCGGCCCGGCCAGTCGGACCTGGAGTTCGGCCATCTCGCGGCGCTGGTGGGGGCCTGCACCGGCTCGCTGGTGTCGATCATCGTGCGCAAGATCGGTCAGGACGAGCGCTCGGCGGTGCTGCTGCTCTACCCGATGATGGCCAACTTCGCGGTGATGGCCTGCGCCCTGCCCTTCGTCTACGTGCCGCTGGAACTGGAGGAGCTTGGTCTTGTCGGGCTGATGGCGCTGCTGGCCTTCGGCGGCGGGCTCTGCTCGATCCTGGCCTACAAGGCGGGCGATGCGGCCATCGTGGCGCCGATGCAATACAGCCAGATGATCTGGGCGGCCGTCTACGGCAGCTTCTTCTTTGGCGAGCACGTGGACCAGGTGACCTGGATCGGCGCCGGGATCATCATTGCCAGCGGCATCTACATCGTGCTGCGCGAGAGCTTCGGGGGCCGGTCGCTGGTGCACCCGGTGCTTCAGAACCGCTCGCGGGCCGAGACCGGCACCACGCCGCGCGTGTCGCTCCTGGCCCGCCTGAGCCGCAAACCCGGTGGAGAGCACTGA
- a CDS encoding antibiotic biosynthesis monooxygenase family protein: MIAVIFEVEPAEGRRDEYLARAAKLRESLEGHPGFISVERFESLTTPGKMLSLSFFEDEAAVQAWRNRPGHRAQQAAGRGGVFADYRLRVAEVLRDYGMTERAQAPADSRAAHDTCPD, encoded by the coding sequence ATGATCGCTGTCATTTTCGAGGTGGAGCCCGCCGAGGGCCGGCGGGACGAATACCTGGCCCGCGCGGCCAAGCTGCGGGAGAGCCTGGAGGGGCATCCGGGGTTCATCTCGGTCGAACGGTTCGAGAGCCTGACGACGCCGGGCAAGATGCTCTCGCTGTCGTTCTTCGAGGACGAGGCGGCGGTGCAGGCCTGGCGCAACCGGCCCGGCCACCGGGCACAGCAGGCGGCCGGGCGGGGCGGGGTCTTTGCCGACTACCGGCTCCGGGTGGCCGAGGTGCTGCGCGACTACGGCATGACCGAGCGCGCGCAGGCCCCCGCAGACAGCCGCGCGGCCCACGACACCTGCCCGGATTGA
- a CDS encoding NIPSNAP family protein gives MITCFIRYEIEPTQRADFEHYARTWGACIPRCGAELIGYFAPHEGSATLAYGVYSMPSLAAYEAYRARLAEDPLGRENYAFAQERRFIRREDRAFFRLASGRDA, from the coding sequence ATGATCACCTGTTTCATCCGTTACGAGATCGAGCCGACCCAGCGCGCGGACTTTGAGCACTACGCCCGCACCTGGGGTGCCTGCATCCCGCGCTGCGGGGCCGAGCTGATCGGCTATTTCGCGCCGCACGAGGGCTCGGCCACGCTGGCCTACGGGGTTTACTCCATGCCCTCGCTGGCGGCCTACGAGGCCTATCGCGCCCGGCTCGCCGAAGACCCGCTGGGCCGCGAAAACTACGCCTTCGCGCAGGAAAGGCGGTTTATCCGGCGGGAAGATCGGGCATTCTTCAGGCTGGCATCAGGGAGGGACGCATGA
- a CDS encoding ArsR/SmtB family transcription factor yields the protein MKEGPDITRIAALIGDPARANMLTALLSGKALTASELAGEAGITAPTASGHLARLEEAGLLWRRRQGRHHYFTLAGAEVAEALEALAGLAAARGHLRTRTGPRDDALREARVCYDHLAGQAGIRIFDSLAGRGALTVDREAITLTGAGAAHVEALGIDLAPLRAGRRPLCRACLDWSERRSHLAGSLGAAILTHSLAQGWATRAPGSRVVRFTPRGAAAFAQAFPL from the coding sequence ATGAAGGAAGGCCCCGACATCACCCGCATCGCCGCCCTCATCGGCGACCCGGCGCGCGCCAACATGCTCACGGCCCTGCTGTCCGGCAAGGCGCTGACGGCCAGCGAACTCGCGGGCGAGGCGGGCATCACCGCGCCCACCGCCTCGGGCCACCTGGCCAGGCTGGAGGAAGCCGGGCTGCTCTGGCGGCGCAGGCAGGGGCGGCACCACTACTTCACCCTCGCCGGCGCGGAGGTGGCCGAGGCGCTGGAGGCGCTGGCCGGTCTCGCCGCGGCACGCGGCCACCTGCGCACCCGCACCGGCCCGCGCGACGACGCGCTGCGCGAGGCACGGGTCTGCTACGACCACCTCGCCGGCCAGGCCGGGATCCGCATCTTCGACAGCCTCGCAGGCCGGGGCGCACTCACGGTCGACCGCGAGGCGATCACCCTCACCGGGGCAGGTGCGGCGCATGTCGAGGCTCTGGGCATCGACCTCGCCCCGCTCCGGGCCGGGCGCCGCCCGCTCTGCCGCGCCTGCCTCGACTGGTCCGAGCGGCGCAGCCACCTCGCAGGAAGCCTCGGCGCGGCGATCCTGACCCACAGCCTCGCGCAGGGCTGGGCCACGCGCGCGCCCGGCAGCCGCGTGGTGCGCTTCACTCCGCGCGGAGCGGCGGCCTTCGCCCAGGCCTTCCCCCTCTGA
- a CDS encoding GlsB/YeaQ/YmgE family stress response membrane protein: MGLGLILSIIVGGLAGWIASMIMKADTGLVTNIVLGIVGALVLNLLLQLLGIYAAERVVPQLIVGIAGACLLIFGFRAIARKS; this comes from the coding sequence ATGGGACTGGGCCTCATCCTCTCGATCATCGTCGGCGGCCTCGCCGGCTGGATCGCCAGCATGATCATGAAGGCCGATACCGGCCTCGTGACCAACATCGTGCTCGGCATCGTCGGCGCCCTGGTGCTGAACCTGCTGCTGCAACTGCTCGGCATCTACGCCGCCGAACGGGTCGTGCCGCAGCTCATCGTCGGCATCGCCGGGGCCTGCCTGCTGATCTTCGGCTTCCGCGCCATCGCCCGCAAGAGCTGA
- a CDS encoding rhodanese-like domain-containing protein yields the protein MKRVKDMVAEANARVEHAPAAEMQALHGQEGVTFVDLRDPRELDREGMIPGAFHCPRGMLEFWIDPESPYAKPQFQTGGRFVFYCASGWRSALSAQVAMEMGLEGVSHISDGFSGWKAAGAPIAERPKKPG from the coding sequence ATGAAGCGGGTGAAGGACATGGTGGCGGAGGCCAACGCGCGGGTGGAACACGCGCCCGCGGCCGAGATGCAGGCGCTGCACGGGCAGGAGGGGGTGACCTTCGTGGACCTGCGCGACCCGCGCGAGCTGGACCGCGAGGGGATGATCCCCGGCGCCTTCCACTGTCCGCGCGGGATGCTGGAATTCTGGATCGACCCGGAGAGCCCCTATGCCAAGCCGCAGTTCCAGACCGGGGGGCGCTTTGTCTTCTACTGCGCCTCGGGCTGGCGCTCGGCGCTTTCGGCGCAGGTAGCCATGGAGATGGGGCTGGAGGGCGTGAGCCATATCAGCGACGGCTTCTCGGGCTGGAAGGCCGCGGGCGCACCGATCGCGGAACGCCCGAAGAAGCCCGGTTGA
- a CDS encoding TIGR00341 family protein translates to MADRLIQVIGTVEQIDTVAGCLEDLPPDQWWRLPYDEDEGRQTLYVALFKADAQEVMDAISEGLEGQEGWRLFSLPTEASLPELDDEEEENRRAQKETVNAREEIYREVRQGTALTPDYLVMTGLAALVAAIGLSQGQVAVVIGAMVIAPLLGPIMAFAFGTALGNFSLLGVATRALGAGLGVAVVVGVALGLVMPGSYPDTSMMDFSGALSLRTVALPLAGGAAAALMLSGGQTTGLVGVMVAAALLPPLAAFGLLLGAGDIPNALKALATVVTNIVAINLAAQVVFLAKGIRPRRWEGSDHRTSVRVALGASAGLVALMALALWLAGHGYVPGL, encoded by the coding sequence ATGGCCGACAGGCTGATCCAGGTGATCGGCACGGTTGAGCAGATCGACACCGTTGCAGGCTGTCTCGAGGATCTCCCCCCCGACCAGTGGTGGCGGCTGCCCTATGACGAGGACGAGGGCCGGCAGACCCTCTATGTCGCGCTCTTCAAGGCCGACGCGCAGGAGGTGATGGATGCCATCAGCGAGGGGCTCGAAGGGCAGGAGGGCTGGCGGCTGTTCTCCCTGCCCACCGAGGCCAGCCTGCCCGAACTCGACGACGAGGAAGAGGAGAACCGCCGCGCCCAGAAGGAGACCGTGAACGCGCGGGAGGAGATCTACCGCGAGGTCCGGCAGGGCACGGCGCTGACACCGGACTACCTGGTGATGACCGGGCTGGCCGCGCTGGTGGCGGCCATCGGGCTGAGCCAGGGCCAGGTGGCGGTGGTGATCGGGGCGATGGTGATCGCGCCCCTGCTCGGGCCGATCATGGCCTTCGCCTTCGGCACCGCGCTGGGCAATTTCTCGCTGCTCGGCGTGGCCACACGGGCGCTGGGCGCCGGGCTGGGCGTGGCCGTGGTGGTCGGCGTGGCGCTCGGGCTGGTGATGCCCGGCTCCTATCCGGATACCTCTATGATGGATTTCTCCGGCGCGCTCTCGCTGCGCACCGTGGCGCTGCCCCTGGCGGGGGGCGCGGCGGCGGCGCTGATGCTCTCGGGCGGGCAGACCACCGGCCTGGTGGGCGTCATGGTCGCCGCCGCGCTGCTGCCGCCGCTCGCCGCCTTCGGGCTGCTGCTGGGCGCGGGCGACATTCCCAACGCGCTGAAGGCGCTGGCCACCGTGGTCACCAACATCGTCGCCATCAACCTCGCCGCGCAGGTGGTGTTTCTGGCCAAGGGCATCCGCCCGCGCCGCTGGGAAGGCTCCGATCACCGCACTTCGGTGCGGGTCGCCCTCGGCGCCTCCGCCGGCCTCGTCGCGCTGATGGCGCTGGCGCTCTGGCTCGCCGGCCACGGCTACGTGCCCGGGCTCTGA